The genomic segment CTACCCCTTTCTTGCCTAAGGGCCCATATGGTGAAACTAAACTTTTAGCTGAGCTTCTTATCGGTCATCATGTCAGAACAACAGGTCTGCGCTGTACTATGCTGCGTTCCAGCCCTGTTTATGGGAAGGGCAGTGATCGGCCCAAATTTATTTTTAACTTCTTTGACAAAGCAGCTCGCCATGCAATTATCCGAACTCACAGGTACTCAAATGGTGAACCTATGCTTGATCTTCTCCATGTTGACGACCTTGTAACTGCAATCATCGCTGCGATCAGGTCTCAATATATTGGAGTTCTGAATATAGGCACTGGAAACCTTACATCTACCAGTGATCTTGCCCGGATGTTGATTCAGAAGCTGAATAGTCGAAGCAGTATTGAACAGGCAATAATTAATGATACTACGGCTCGTATCGCTATGAACTGGGCTCTGGCTCAGAAAGAAATCCATTGGGTGCCTAAGATACAGCTGGAGGATGGTATTGAAGATATTTTCGAGTATATCTTGGGATAGGAGTAAATAAAATGCCGTATGATTGTGAAAAAAAACTACAGGAATCATTCCCATGGCAACGGTCAGCATACCATACGGATTATAATCATGTGCTTGCTTTATACAAAGTAAAGTCCTGCATGGAAAATGTCTCGGGTAAAATGCTTCTTGATATAGCCTGTGGTGACGGACTGTTAACTGAGATGTTTGCGCCTAATTTTCAAATAATTGTAGGCGTCGATGCTTCATCGAGGCACCTTGCAGAAGCCAGAAAAAGAGTGCCATCGGGTGAGTTTTATGAGTCCCTGATTGAAGACTTTGAAGATGACCGTAAGTTTGATGCTGTGTTCATGCTAGACTTGCTGGAGCATGTTCAGGACCCCCAAGCTGTATTGAAAAAAGCTGCTGGGTTTTTGAAACCCAATGGTCGTCTAATTGTACATGTACCAAATTGTGATGCAGTAAACCGCAAAATAGCCGTGCTGATGGGTACACTTACCAGTTGTGGTGAGTTATCACCTTTTGACGTGAATGTGGCAGGTCATCGAAGGTCTTATAATTTGGCCTCTCTTGAGCAGGAAATAGCTACTGCAGGCCTTAAAACAGTAAAAATGGGTGGAATTTTTTACAAGATGCTATCCACACCACAAATGGACTGGTTGCTTAAAAATGGTTTGTGGGAAGCTGGGCATGGGTGGGGCCGTACCGGTTTAGAAACGGCTAAGGACTGGAAATCAGAGTTTTGCAGGGCTTGCTATGAATATGGACTGGAGCATCCTGAAGACTGTAACATTATTTATGCTTGCATTGGCAAGCATTATTGACTGTTTTCAGCAGTCCCGTTAGTAGTCAGAAAGGCGAATTAAAATGACCTTAGAAAAAGAACATCAGTGCCTGGTTGAAAAGAATATAGCACTGCTTGGTTCAGATACGGATGTTCATTCTCTTTCACGCATCTGGTCACGGGAAACAAACCGCTATGGATATACCTATAATTTTTTTTGGCAGGGCCGTCCTATCATTCAGTACCCTCAAGATATTATGGCCATGCAGGAAATCATCTGGGAGGTGAGGCCCGATCTCATTATTGAAACGGGTATAGCCCATGGC from the Desulfobotulus pelophilus genome contains:
- a CDS encoding class I SAM-dependent methyltransferase — translated: MPYDCEKKLQESFPWQRSAYHTDYNHVLALYKVKSCMENVSGKMLLDIACGDGLLTEMFAPNFQIIVGVDASSRHLAEARKRVPSGEFYESLIEDFEDDRKFDAVFMLDLLEHVQDPQAVLKKAAGFLKPNGRLIVHVPNCDAVNRKIAVLMGTLTSCGELSPFDVNVAGHRRSYNLASLEQEIATAGLKTVKMGGIFYKMLSTPQMDWLLKNGLWEAGHGWGRTGLETAKDWKSEFCRACYEYGLEHPEDCNIIYACIGKHY